The following are encoded together in the Daucus carota subsp. sativus chromosome 5, DH1 v3.0, whole genome shotgun sequence genome:
- the LOC108222762 gene encoding uncharacterized protein LOC108222762, whose product MLSLTMLWNRRETFGLVKMTCRGFKLSARCCARHIYANWRKNHPGVVLKNMFWRAAKTSTVEEFNLIMEEIKGISPLAYTDLVKTEPRYWSRAFFDILTACEMVDNNLSECFNSWIVEARYKPIIQLLDDIRLQIMERIHKKRDAMSAVECKICPRIIKKLNKCIEGTQFCKSTWTGGDECEVRDTNGGQWVVDMVNKVCSCRRWQLSGIPCIHGCVALFSMNRNPEEKVDDCFSKAVYMKAYENILRPMKGAMFWPHTGLPDILPPKARRMPGRPKKNRRKEQGEVGAGMKLGKKGVAMRCSKCLLYGHNKTTCKASDEEINERQREAAEAKKAHSEAARAQAAAKRKKVTSQKKKPDVADQVEQPKRKRGRPPKAANVHVLPQPLPLPPPGVGVYKCNKDGHTYFSTTTETIRVTSSQPVGSTSAPATTKRVHSSSQPTGGKKR is encoded by the exons atgctATCATTGACTATGCTGTGGAACAGAAGAGAGACATTTGGTTTAGTAAAAATGACTTGCAGAGGGTTCAAGCTAAGTGCCAGGTGTTGTGCCAGGCATATATATGCTAATTGGAGAAAGAATCATCCAGGAGTTGttcttaaaaatatgttttggaGGGCTGCAAAGACTTCAACAGTTGAGGAGTTTAATCTAATCATGGAGGAGATTAAAGGTATATCCCCACTTGCCTACACTGATTTGGTTAAGACAGAACCAAGATATTGGTCCAGAGCATTTTTTGATATCTTAACTGCTTGCGAAATGGTTGACAATAATTTATCTGAGTGCTTTAACAGTTGGATAGTAGAGGCAAGATACAAGCCTATTATTCAATTGTTAGATGACATAAGGTTGCAAATTATGGAAAGAATTCATAAAAAAAGAGATGCAATGTCTGCAGTTGAGTGTAAAATATGTCCAAGaatcattaaaaaattgaataaatgtaTTGAGGGTACTCAATTCTGTAAATCAACATGGACTGGTGGGGATGAGTGTGAAGTCCGAGACACTAATGGGGGACAGTGGGTGGTAGATATGGTGAATAAGGTATGTAGTTGTAGAAGATGGCAGTTAAGTGGCATTCCATGTATTCATGGATGTGTTGCACTATTTAGTATGAATCGAAATCCCGAGGAAAAAGTTGATGATTGTTTCAGTAAAGCTGTATACATGAAAGCTTATGAAAATATACTCAGGCCAATGAAAGGTGCTATGTTCTGGCCACATACCGGTCTTCCTGACATTCTTCCCCCAAAGGCAAGAAGAATGCCCGGGAGACCTAAGAAAAATAGGAGAAAGGAACAGGGTGAAGTTGGGGCCGGGATGAAGTTAGGAAAAAAAGGGGTGGCAATGAGATGCAGTAAGTGTCTACTCTATGGTCAcaataaaacaacttgtaaagcAAGTGATGAAGAAATCAATGAAAGACAAAGAGAAGCTGCTGAGGCAAAAAAGGCTCATAGTGAGGCTGCAAGGGCCCAAGCTGCAGCAAAG AGGAAGAAGGTAACAAGTCAAAAAAAGAAGCCTGACGTTGCAGACCAAGttgaacaaccaaaaagaaAACGGGGAAGACCACCTAAGGCAGCCAATGTTCATGTGCTGCCTCAGCCACTTCCACTACCTCCACCAGGTGTAGGGGTTTACAAATGTAACAAGGATGGTCATACTTACTTCTCAACAACAACCGAAACAATCAGAGTAACTAGTTCACAACCAGTAGGATCGACTTCAGCTCCTGCAACTACAAAAAGAGTTCATAGCTCAAGCCAACCTACTGGAGGAAAAAAACGGTGA